The Thalassotalea psychrophila genome window below encodes:
- a CDS encoding DUF6559 family protein, translating into MFGKKSTIRKYKYKLRPALAKRYGGSATYTKGQVDKTIDEMGFDKRHIHYAYLMYCDVATSKANTPDNESTESMSNTITSVSGIGIFGALFGSSYYSGGDDGTGGDFGGDGGGGGE; encoded by the coding sequence ATGTTTGGTAAAAAGTCGACTATTAGAAAGTATAAGTACAAACTTCGCCCTGCATTAGCTAAAAGGTATGGCGGCTCAGCAACTTACACAAAAGGTCAAGTTGATAAAACCATAGATGAAATGGGCTTTGATAAAAGGCATATACATTACGCATATTTAATGTATTGCGACGTTGCGACTTCCAAAGCCAATACCCCTGATAATGAATCTACCGAATCAATGAGCAATACAATTACTTCCGTATCAGGAATAGGGATTTTTGGGGCGCTTTTCGGTTCTTCATATTATAGTGGCGGAGACGATGGCACTGGTGGAGATTTTGGTGGTGATGGCGGCGGTGGCGGAGAGTAG
- a CDS encoding YciI-like protein, whose protein sequence is MKSNMYFLLTYDVVSDYIERRTEFRDAHIKLALSAVDRGELRLGGALTEPNDGAVLLFEGDSPDVAESFAKRDPYVLNGLVKNWQVRSWSIIIGAGVSPQNIEIST, encoded by the coding sequence TTGAAATCCAATATGTATTTTCTACTAACATATGATGTTGTATCTGATTATATAGAGCGAAGGACTGAATTTCGTGATGCTCATATTAAACTAGCTTTATCTGCTGTAGATCGCGGTGAACTGAGATTGGGTGGAGCGCTAACCGAACCTAATGATGGAGCCGTTTTACTTTTTGAGGGTGACTCTCCAGACGTTGCGGAAAGTTTTGCCAAACGAGATCCTTATGTCTTAAACGGTCTTGTAAAAAATTGGCAGGTCAGGTCATGGTCAATAATTATAGGGGCAGGTGTCTCTCCACAAAATATTGAAATTAGCACCTAA
- a CDS encoding MBL fold metallo-hydrolase, whose protein sequence is MRSLLFKIILIVSLFGVVSFAASSNSESPYIYVLGVAQDAGYPQAGCYEVHCIPGWKNIGLRRGAVSLGLIDPQAKTKYMFEATPNFPSQLYDLELEAPLENFKFSGIFLTHAHIGHYTGLMFLGHEAMGASNVPVFSMPRMARFLETNGPWSQLVKYKNISLVPLQDNGVQKLGSVKVTPFLVPHRDEYSETVGYRIVGPDKSAIFIPDINKWHEWKTDIAKLVTTVDYAFLDAGFFADGELPGRDMSLIPHPFVTETMETLKQLSREDRKKVWFIHMNHTNPMLNPNSVESQKVKSAGFNIAIEGKRFTL, encoded by the coding sequence ATGAGATCGTTACTCTTCAAAATAATATTAATAGTGAGCCTTTTCGGAGTTGTCAGTTTTGCTGCTTCATCTAATAGTGAGAGTCCTTATATCTACGTTCTTGGTGTGGCTCAAGACGCAGGTTATCCTCAAGCTGGCTGTTATGAAGTTCATTGTATCCCCGGTTGGAAAAATATCGGCCTCAGGCGGGGAGCCGTCTCACTTGGTTTGATTGACCCTCAGGCTAAGACAAAATATATGTTTGAAGCTACACCAAATTTCCCGTCGCAACTTTATGATTTAGAGTTAGAGGCACCTTTGGAGAACTTTAAGTTTTCAGGAATATTCCTTACTCACGCACATATCGGTCATTACACCGGGCTAATGTTCTTAGGCCATGAGGCGATGGGGGCATCAAATGTGCCTGTATTTTCTATGCCTAGAATGGCACGATTTTTGGAAACAAACGGACCGTGGAGCCAGCTTGTTAAATACAAAAACATATCCTTAGTACCCTTGCAAGACAACGGAGTGCAAAAATTAGGTAGCGTGAAAGTAACACCTTTTTTAGTGCCGCACAGAGACGAATACTCTGAAACTGTAGGATATCGAATAGTTGGTCCAGACAAGTCTGCAATATTTATCCCAGACATAAATAAGTGGCACGAATGGAAAACGGATATCGCAAAGTTAGTAACAACGGTGGACTATGCTTTTCTTGACGCGGGTTTTTTTGCAGATGGAGAATTACCTGGTCGCGACATGTCTTTGATACCACACCCATTCGTTACTGAAACCATGGAAACCCTAAAACAGCTTTCTCGCGAAGATCGCAAAAAGGTATGGTTTATACACATGAATCATACTAACCCTATGTTGAATCCAAATAGTGTGGAAAGTCAGAAGGTAAAATCTGCAGGATTTAATATCGCGATAGAAGGAAAGCGGTTTACTCTTTAG
- a CDS encoding VOC family protein, with the protein MDNPSTLLVVHDLLVSRDFYVGILGLTLVEEHEDSLKLKSGSHNVFMFQGTMEAKSYEHGYNSNSSLVLTVSNLDEKINELKSKGVVFIHKSPNENRWGRYAAFKDPSGIVNELMEFFT; encoded by the coding sequence ATGGATAATCCATCAACTTTATTAGTCGTTCATGATCTACTTGTTTCGAGAGATTTCTACGTTGGTATTCTCGGTCTAACACTTGTTGAAGAACATGAAGACAGTTTAAAGCTTAAAAGTGGTTCACATAATGTGTTTATGTTTCAAGGTACAATGGAAGCAAAAAGCTATGAGCACGGATATAACTCAAATTCATCATTGGTGCTTACTGTCAGTAACTTGGATGAAAAAATTAATGAGTTAAAATCTAAAGGTGTAGTTTTTATCCATAAATCACCTAATGAAAATAGGTGGGGTCGCTATGCCGCTTTTAAAGACCCTTCAGGGATCGTAAATGAATTAATGGAGTTTTTCACCTAA
- a CDS encoding EcsC family protein: MNISESHEKELLVAKSLLENPGLAAKITNLIGTPIEKGLDLLPDDWSKNIAKVTEKSLIKASDAAIFTMKDIPGEESSNIWHKLGVAVSGGVGGFFGLAAIAVELPISTSIMLRSIADIARSEGESITTPETQMACLEVFALGGPSDLDDGSESGYFAIRAALAKSVAEAAEFILKKGITDEAAPILIKLIAKIAEKFGVQVTQKAAAQAVPAIGAAGGAIINTLFIDHFQDMARGHFIVRKLERVYGYEVVKDAYDALPKNG; this comes from the coding sequence TTGAACATTTCTGAGTCACATGAAAAAGAGCTTTTAGTTGCAAAATCTTTATTAGAGAACCCGGGACTTGCTGCAAAAATAACTAATCTTATAGGTACTCCTATTGAAAAGGGTTTAGATTTACTTCCTGATGATTGGAGTAAAAATATAGCTAAAGTGACAGAGAAGTCTCTAATTAAGGCATCTGATGCTGCGATATTTACGATGAAAGATATTCCTGGTGAAGAATCGTCTAATATTTGGCATAAGTTGGGAGTTGCAGTTAGTGGTGGTGTCGGCGGTTTCTTTGGCTTGGCGGCGATAGCTGTTGAACTACCCATTTCAACATCAATAATGTTGCGTTCTATAGCTGATATTGCTCGTAGCGAAGGTGAATCGATTACAACACCTGAAACTCAAATGGCTTGTTTAGAGGTGTTTGCATTGGGTGGGCCAAGTGATCTAGATGATGGCAGTGAGTCGGGATATTTTGCGATAAGAGCAGCACTAGCAAAGTCAGTTGCTGAAGCTGCAGAATTTATTCTAAAAAAAGGTATTACCGATGAAGCAGCTCCTATTTTAATTAAATTAATTGCTAAAATCGCTGAAAAGTTTGGTGTTCAAGTTACTCAAAAAGCAGCTGCACAAGCAGTTCCTGCTATTGGTGCAGCTGGCGGCGCAATAATAAATACTTTATTTATTGATCACTTTCAAGACATGGCTAGAGGCCATTTTATTGTTAGAAAACTAGAACGTGTATATGGATATGAAGTAGTCAAAGACGCATATGATGCATTACCTAAAAATGGCTAA
- a CDS encoding restriction endonuclease, whose amino-acid sequence MAVLDFKEIPEAHIATGQQDQFELFSRDFLAFVGYEILTDPDRGADGGVDLVVLEKRTGVGGETLVKWLVSCKHKAHSGSSVKPSDDSNIRDRVEANECDGFIGFYSTLASAGLAGNLQGLDGKIETQVFDYEKIESNLLHSAKGLEIAERYFPQSLDKWKTNNPKPAQIFAEDPKLHCKVCDKELFEQDDKGIIQLWNKIRVDYEKEPKRYEFVYWTCRGHCDDVLSRHIRKQRSDVSDGWEDISDVMMPTVFIKWVMSTFNELRDGIEYSDEAFENLKTFMIKVYPYICRHLTDNEQDRVKSLMEIPSYMGGLGYES is encoded by the coding sequence TTGGCTGTTTTAGACTTCAAAGAAATCCCAGAAGCGCATATTGCTACAGGGCAACAAGATCAATTTGAACTTTTCTCTAGAGACTTTTTAGCTTTTGTTGGATATGAAATTTTAACTGATCCTGATAGAGGTGCTGATGGTGGTGTCGATTTAGTAGTATTGGAAAAACGAACAGGTGTCGGTGGAGAAACCCTAGTTAAATGGTTGGTTAGTTGTAAGCATAAAGCTCATAGTGGAAGTTCAGTGAAACCAAGCGATGATTCTAATATTAGAGATCGTGTTGAAGCAAATGAGTGTGATGGATTTATTGGCTTTTATTCAACTCTTGCTAGCGCAGGGCTAGCAGGAAACCTCCAAGGTTTAGATGGGAAAATTGAAACACAAGTTTTTGACTATGAAAAAATAGAAAGTAATTTATTACATTCAGCAAAAGGATTGGAAATAGCTGAGAGATACTTCCCCCAATCGCTTGATAAGTGGAAAACGAACAACCCCAAGCCAGCCCAAATTTTTGCAGAAGATCCGAAGCTTCATTGTAAAGTCTGTGATAAAGAATTATTTGAGCAAGATGACAAAGGGATTATTCAGCTCTGGAATAAAATACGAGTCGATTATGAAAAAGAGCCCAAGCGTTATGAATTTGTTTACTGGACGTGCCGTGGTCATTGTGATGACGTACTTTCGCGCCATATCAGAAAGCAACGATCAGATGTAAGTGATGGCTGGGAAGATATTTCAGATGTAATGATGCCTACTGTATTTATAAAGTGGGTCATGAGTACATTCAATGAACTAAGAGATGGTATTGAATATTCTGACGAGGCATTTGAAAATTTAAAAACATTTATGATTAAGGTCTATCCATATATTTGTCGGCACTTAACAGATAACGAGCAAGATAGAGTTAAGTCTCTAATGGAAATTCCGTCATACATGGGCGGCTTGGGGTATGAAAGCTAA